The Denticeps clupeoides chromosome 10, fDenClu1.1, whole genome shotgun sequence DNA window TGTGGCCTTCACAAAGCCTTCAGCAATGGtgaagtgcattgtgggaattaTGCCACTCAACCCGAGACCCAGAAACACACCTGCAAAGAGAATCAAAAAACAATTACTGTATTCTaggaagaaaggaaaatgtCCACTATTAAATGTCACTGTTGCTTACCAGCTCTGGTGGGCCTGTGACGTGGAGTAGCAAAACGATCCCACTGGGCCACGATAATGGCAGAgatgcccaacacacacaccacagagagGTAGATCAGCCGTGGCTGTGGCGAACAGTAGAAAGAATAGTAGAGCCAGGGCACGAACGAACCCATGATCAGCAAAGCAATGCCGGAATAATCCAACCTattaacacagacacagatatgcacaattacattaatatatgtatttatacacTCAATATATTGAGAAGCCACAACATTCAATCTGCTGGCgtgtgaagtgaataacattgaacACCTGGTTATAATAACACCTGTTTTTAAGTCAGCAAATGGGCAAGTGTAAATACACAATATGAGCACTGTTCCTATAGGAACAAGAATGCTGTCCTCCAAATTCTCCAATGAGAATTTCAGGTGGTCCTCCAGAATGAGGGACATGTATTGGTCCACAATGTACGCATCCGATCAATTTCTAGCGACGTACTTGGAGAATGTGCGAGACACTTTCTCAGAGTGGCAGTAGACGGTGTGAAAAAGCCAAGAGAAACTGAGGCAGAGCACAGCACCAAGGAAGAACATCCCAAACACCACTTTCTCCTGTAGTGGTGCCATGAAGGACACGTTAGGCCGCAGCATGGTGAGTGTGCCCAGACACAGGAACAGGATCAGCCCTGGCAAGAGACAGAGCATGAAAAGTTTATTGCTCTATACCCACATATGAAGAAACCTGGGTTGTCCACATGTGTGAGACAATTAACATTATATCAACACAGTGGTTGACTGTACTACATTTGCACCTTTGGCTATGCTGACATATTTTATCACTCAGATAAATAGACAGACTAAAAAATGACAGGATTATGCAAAAATAGGAGTGCTCCATCAGTCAGACCTTTTAAGAATTGATCATCATTGTGTAGACCCGTGTGTATCGAGACTGTAGAACTGTTGCTTTTTGTTGCAAATCAGTTTTTGAATTGTCAAATTGCATTGCATAATCAATCATTTCGCATATGTCATAAAAAAGCATGGAGAcgcggaaaagagaaattcgctctggaacccgtttcagaaaataaccattctagaaaaaaaatattttccatgtgGACGGGGCCTCAGTCGTAAAGGATCATCAAACCTTGATCTCAATTAAGGAAGTTGTCTGTGAATGTTGTACTTAGCAGATAACCCAGAAAATCACCTTACCGAGTAAATGAGTCCAGATGTTACCAGTCTCAGTGTGGATCCTGAAGATGCTCCCGAAACATGCTCGGAAGGAGGGCATGGGAGGGCGGTGGCCATGTAGCAGGTAGTCATTGTCCTTCAGCCATTCTGGAAGCACATGGTATGGTATCACCCTCCAGCGACCCTCCCATACCTGTCATTGGATTGGTTTGGTGACTTTTCTTTCATCCTTATGTTTTGTCAGTTACACATGACAGTTTTACAAGCATCTCAATTGCTGTGCATGTGTAATGGAGTGGAAGACATACCTTGTGCACAAACTCCTCCATTTTCTCCATGGCATGGTGTGCTTGCAAAGGTAGAGTCATTAAACGCACACATgtttcttca harbors:
- the adipor1b gene encoding adiponectin receptor protein 1b; this encodes MTSCSNGSLSEAECHISEDTDSQEDVQLAELGPLLGGDEGHPKDPVGATTFPEDDEEEEEEEEDEETCVRLMTLPLQAHHAMEKMEEFVHKVWEGRWRVIPYHVLPEWLKDNDYLLHGHRPPMPSFRACFGSIFRIHTETGNIWTHLLGLILFLCLGTLTMLRPNVSFMAPLQEKVVFGMFFLGAVLCLSFSWLFHTVYCHSEKVSRTFSKLDYSGIALLIMGSFVPWLYYSFYCSPQPRLIYLSVVCVLGISAIIVAQWDRFATPRHRPTRAGVFLGLGLSGIIPTMHFTIAEGFVKATTVGQMGWFFLMGAMYITGAGLYAARIPERFFPGKCDIWFQSHQIFHVLVVAAAFIHFYGISNLQEFRYGLGGGCTDDSLL